In Manduca sexta isolate Smith_Timp_Sample1 chromosome 23, JHU_Msex_v1.0, whole genome shotgun sequence, one DNA window encodes the following:
- the LOC115443716 gene encoding trypsin beta yields the protein MSRLLYLLLLFSNSNSLNNTTIQHLIYKGYNVGIHQYSYAVYLYLESTRPSSCGGSLIMVQAVLTAAHCVDTVRYRRGNIFAYFGATVPKDAHIVRKVVNYKINPKYDEAKGRSNLAVVFLEKRVPLRHETKKIPLVNKNPLVGTDVFSVGWGKQRLDSKLPDFSKFRTLKATKQKIMSRTECEKYAGFKISAATLCTLPIIGHHYRDDAGNGLIQREPSHLLIGVLSFISRDVSVYSSVLAHRDWIIKTCRDLYVQSCIGAKG from the exons ATGAGTCGACTGctttatttgttactattattttcaaattctaACTCTCTGAACAACACAACGATACAACATTTGATATATAAAGGATATAACGTAGGGATCCATCAGTATTCTTACGCagtgtatttatatttggaGTCGACCAGGCCATCGTCTTGCGGAGGCTCTTTGATCATGGTTCAAGCAGTCCTGACTGCTGCACATTGCGTCGATACAGTTAGATATAGGAGAGGCAATATCTTCGCGTATTTTGGTGCTACTGTTCCTAAAGATGCTCATATAGTGAGGAAAGTAgtgaactataaaataaatccaaaatatGACGAAGCTAAAGGAAGAAGTAATCTTGCTGTGGTGTTTTTGGAGAAACGAGTGCCCTTGAGACACGAAACGAAAAAGATTCCGTTGGTAAATAAAAATCCGCTTGTGGGCACTGACGTGTTTTCGGTTGGGTGGGGAAAGCAAAGA TTAGATAGCAAGCTGCCAGACTTCAGCAAATTTCGGACCCTAAAggcaacaaaacaaaaaatcatgtcGAGAACTGAATGCGAAAAATATGCCGGATTCAAAATATCTGCAGCCACACTCTGTACTCTGCCTATTATAGGCCATCATTACAG AGACGACGCAGGCAATGGTTTAATACAGAGAGAACCGTCTCATCTCCTGATTGGGGTGTTATCCTTCATTTCTCGCGACGTCAGCGTCTATAGCAGCGTACTGGCTCATAGAGACTGGATAATCAAAACATGCAGAGATTTATATGTTCAATCGTGTATTGGTGCGAAAGGATGA
- the LOC115443717 gene encoding trypsin delta — protein sequence MIRCLALAICFKLAKCNMEGFIVGGSHALITRYPHSAFMNANCVTSDKKTLKWICGASIVNQQVLLTAAHCLASCTSSSSIRINVGSENKQRGIINSVSSFLVHEDYSAKSSYADIGLIKMSRRLNFGSKISRVALMRKPPQGEIASVAGWGLTDEDLTVTSPYLKYINQTVKNRRDCLKRLGEVPRGCICASSNKLSDYASAGDSGSALMIRGYIQIGIVSHKVPSVSRQIIVYTETAYFYNWIKDNMDRLFCS from the exons ATGATCCGATGTTTAGCACTCGCGATATGTTTCAAACTAGCAAAATGCAATATGGAGGGATTTATCGTTGGCGGGAGCCATGCTTTGATAACTCGGTACCCTCACTCAGCATTCATGAACGCCAACTGCGTAACATCGGATAAGAAGACCCTTAAATGGATATGCGGGGCTTCGATCGTCAATCAACAAGTACTCCTAACTGCGGCCCACTGCCTCGCGAGCTGCACTTCTTCATCATCAATTCGAATCAATGTGGGTAGTGAGAACAAACAACGCGGCATCATAAATTCCGTCTCCAGTTTCCTGGTGCATGAGGATTATAGCGCTAAGTCGTCGTATGCAGATATTGGGCTGATTAAGATGTCCCGGCGCTTGAACTTTGGATCGAAGATCTCGCGCGTGGCGTTGATGCGGAAACCTCCGCAAGGCGAAATAGCGTCGGTGGCTGGTTGGGGGTTAACGGAC GAAGACTTGACAGTAACGTCgccttatttgaaatatataaatcaaacgGTGAAGAACAGGAGGGATTGCTTGAAGCGTCTCGGTGAGGTGCCTCGGGGCTGCATTTGTGCTAGCAGTAATAAGTTGTCGGATTATGCGTCAGC AGGTGACTCCGGCAGCGCGCTGATGATCCGTGGCTACATCCAGATAGGCATAGTGTCGCACAAGGTTCCCTCCGTATCTCGACAAATCATCGTTTATACTGAGACCGCGTACTTCTACAACTGGATCAAGGATAATATGGATCGACTGTTTTGCTcgtaa